From the genome of Holosporales bacterium:
CAGAGTCTGATCACCTGATTATGCGTGTCATTGAGGGGGAGAGTCAGTATCGTCCAGCAGAGCTTGCTACTCGCAGAGATGCGATTGCCATAAAAACCAACGGTCACTTTGAGCCACATTTCTGTCACAAGGCGATTGTGTACGCAGTGCCAAGCGCGAATATTGTGCCAGAGGCTTTAGTGATTGCGTCTCTTAAGAACAACGCGGTCCTGTTACGTAAGGTTTGGGGCGTTTCTCCTAGCACGGTGCATTTATGTGCTGTTGATAAGATGGAGGATTTCAAGAAAAGCGGCCTGAGCAAATCTCCATCAGCTGTCCATGATGCCGGCTCTTTAAATCACATTGAACAAGAGCCAATCGTAGAAATAAGTCGCAGCCTAGTCAAGGAAATCTTTTTAGTAGTCGGGTATTTCGACACCTCTTTGCTTTAAAAGATAGTTTAGAAAAGAAATCACTCCTGCCTTTATTTAAGGGCAGGAGTTAGCTTATTGGCCACAATTTTCTGGCTTATTTAAGCAGTGTTCACCGTTCAACTAGCCCCACAGTCGGTTTAGTAGCCCAAGCTTGGGCACTAAAATATATCCCCCATACCATATAAGCCTGAAGGTTGCTGAACCAACCATTGGGCTGCTTTGACAGCGGTGCGGGCAAATACTTTGCGGTCCATGACGGTATGTTTGACTGCTAAGGTTTCTTCTTG
Proteins encoded in this window:
- a CDS encoding helix-turn-helix domain-containing protein, producing the protein MAIAKIKKESTEGFGGQYEGALEGKKKVKFSSHLKFLRKSTGLTLEGLSELTGISVSYLSRLESGSRRLNTDLISRLSNAFGCDPSELLHDYTGSDIGKVMGQPRVPASGYIPGGPRHIRRVFTPFHRNVFESRVDIPTYELCHSESDHLIMRVIEGESQYRPAELATRRDAIAIKTNGHFEPHFCHKAIVYAVPSANIVPEALVIASLKNNAVLLRKVWGVSPSTVHLCAVDKMEDFKKSGLSKSPSAVHDAGSLNHIEQEPIVEISRSLVKEIFLVVGYFDTSLL